A region from the Candidatus Hydrogenedentota bacterium genome encodes:
- a CDS encoding glycoside hydrolase family 9 protein: MRGVWLDGKSHTGTRSLEAESKRARKVWASEWTPLAFGKRHLVDGWLQTVSGAAWLEVELRNSKGTILETERSPRVASHQDWTYVAVETPAFPGKHDGRLPKSGGDEITARIVFWVKGGSAALDDVAIHPAEPVEAANASFEEPVDSKERIPYWSEETENGLLPGARGGSPARSTDSPFQGDACLALSTQAEWAAASSVPYALWPGWDAVEVTAMARCKPGTRVRLLVMWSDAAQQFISAGVGEAVEGDGWRRVTSGEQEPPEGAYGFRPVLLAQRDSTHAEDSQTAWFDEVAMRVREKPFVRVVVNQVGYEQQGPKTAVVLTNFFPNKGTFGTAELLNAAGDRVWKSEITCAGRMYGQDNADWGWYFWRADFSSIEPGGQYTVRAEVGSEVGVSYPFRIGRDLLFQETAKANVDFFYVQRCGCEVPGWHAPCHLDDAKLGDGTHRDLTGGWHSAGDYNKLTYEYGDGGVLFALVNAAIAAPQYFAQWDRDKDTRPDILDEAWWGARYVAKIQDPVAGGLLNHIEQGPDRKTWMNWCPPEKTTDNIAGTADDPIVKEGEGNSPLAIGGWTQLAGLLEAIKVENDYRARAVRLWEHAAAKAPSDPLLLISGVDLFLATREERYRAYCQNSVQGLLASGDANGQLAGGCEGTGDIPAAALACFALKLPDDPLAEAIKARLEKHLPEFIAEAANPLGVLKQKPGADGYFFEPTSAFGRNYQICCGAWSALMVYRVTRDPRALQFGVDQLDFVLGKNPYALCMMEGQGTYNLPRYHHRYITIPGHERGAVPGAIPNGFVRDITGRDRPGVDLSTGGRPYPSYRTNEPWLVHNVFYLLAVTALHESQQSMHVPN, from the coding sequence GTGCGCGGCGTTTGGCTGGATGGCAAAAGCCATACCGGGACACGGAGCCTCGAGGCCGAGTCCAAGCGTGCGCGCAAAGTGTGGGCAAGCGAATGGACACCCCTCGCCTTTGGCAAGAGACACCTTGTGGACGGGTGGCTCCAGACTGTATCCGGGGCCGCCTGGCTTGAGGTGGAGCTGCGCAACTCCAAGGGTACGATTCTGGAGACAGAGCGTTCCCCACGGGTAGCCTCCCACCAGGATTGGACCTACGTTGCAGTCGAAACGCCGGCGTTTCCCGGGAAACACGATGGCAGATTGCCGAAATCCGGCGGGGACGAGATTACCGCGCGCATCGTATTTTGGGTGAAGGGGGGGAGTGCCGCCTTAGATGACGTTGCGATTCATCCCGCCGAACCTGTCGAGGCCGCCAACGCGTCGTTCGAGGAGCCGGTTGATTCCAAGGAACGGATTCCGTATTGGTCGGAAGAGACCGAGAACGGCCTGCTGCCCGGCGCGCGTGGCGGCAGTCCTGCGAGAAGCACTGATAGCCCCTTTCAAGGAGACGCCTGTCTGGCCTTGAGCACGCAGGCAGAATGGGCGGCGGCTTCCAGCGTTCCTTATGCTTTATGGCCGGGATGGGACGCGGTTGAGGTCACGGCGATGGCGCGCTGCAAGCCGGGGACCCGTGTTCGCTTACTGGTTATGTGGTCGGACGCCGCGCAGCAGTTTATATCTGCTGGCGTGGGTGAGGCCGTCGAGGGCGATGGCTGGCGGAGGGTAACGAGCGGCGAGCAGGAGCCTCCGGAAGGCGCCTACGGGTTTCGTCCGGTCCTGCTGGCGCAAAGAGATTCAACGCACGCCGAAGATTCACAAACGGCTTGGTTCGACGAGGTCGCTATGCGGGTGCGGGAGAAACCATTCGTCCGCGTTGTCGTAAACCAGGTCGGGTATGAACAACAAGGCCCAAAGACCGCAGTAGTGCTTACAAACTTCTTCCCTAACAAAGGCACTTTCGGAACGGCCGAACTGCTCAATGCCGCCGGAGACCGCGTCTGGAAGTCGGAGATCACCTGCGCCGGCCGTATGTACGGACAAGACAACGCGGACTGGGGGTGGTACTTCTGGCGCGCCGATTTCTCTTCAATCGAACCCGGCGGGCAATATACCGTCAGGGCGGAGGTCGGTTCGGAAGTGGGCGTGTCTTACCCCTTCCGAATCGGGCGGGACCTGCTCTTTCAAGAGACCGCCAAGGCCAATGTTGATTTCTTCTATGTCCAGCGTTGCGGCTGCGAAGTGCCTGGATGGCACGCGCCATGCCATCTCGACGACGCCAAACTCGGTGACGGTACTCATCGGGATTTGACAGGGGGATGGCACAGCGCGGGCGATTACAACAAACTCACCTATGAGTACGGCGACGGCGGCGTGCTCTTTGCTCTCGTCAATGCAGCTATTGCCGCGCCCCAGTATTTCGCTCAATGGGACCGAGACAAGGACACACGGCCGGATATTCTGGACGAAGCCTGGTGGGGCGCCCGCTACGTGGCGAAGATCCAAGATCCCGTAGCGGGCGGACTTCTGAACCACATCGAGCAGGGGCCGGATAGAAAAACGTGGATGAATTGGTGTCCTCCTGAGAAAACAACCGACAACATCGCCGGTACCGCCGACGACCCGATCGTAAAGGAAGGCGAGGGAAATTCGCCGTTGGCCATCGGCGGATGGACCCAGCTTGCCGGTCTACTCGAGGCAATCAAGGTCGAGAACGACTATCGTGCGCGAGCAGTCCGCCTCTGGGAACACGCCGCTGCGAAGGCCCCGTCGGATCCCCTCCTGCTTATCAGCGGCGTTGACCTCTTCCTTGCCACCCGCGAGGAACGGTATCGGGCCTACTGCCAGAATAGCGTGCAAGGCCTGCTGGCCTCCGGCGATGCCAACGGCCAGTTGGCCGGCGGATGCGAAGGTACGGGCGATATCCCGGCCGCCGCGCTCGCATGCTTCGCGCTCAAGTTGCCTGACGACCCTCTCGCGGAAGCAATCAAGGCAAGGTTGGAGAAACATCTCCCTGAATTTATTGCCGAAGCCGCTAACCCGCTCGGTGTGTTGAAGCAGAAGCCCGGCGCCGATGGCTACTTCTTTGAACCAACAAGTGCGTTCGGCCGCAACTATCAGATCTGCTGCGGCGCTTGGTCGGCGTTGATGGTCTACCGTGTAACGCGTGACCCGCGGGCACTCCAATTCGGTGTCGATCAACTTGACTTTGTGCTCGGCAAGAATCCTTACGCCCTTTGTATGATGGAAGGCCAAGGCACGTACAATCTGCCG
- a CDS encoding DUF4838 domain-containing protein, with amino-acid sequence MVRLVILGVFLAGAMSSGAVTIADGGNAVAAIVICDASEAPEQTAAKELATYLGAVTGAAFSVVPESQMPAQGPRLFVGPTAFAATHGIDAAALGPEEWVMRTVGDDLILAGGRPRGTLYAAYRFLEDVVGVHWWNAYEETVPQMATLRIDAIDRTGKPAFRCRDIYMLYGNDGGRFAARNRLNRDGDSRIAREYGGAMDYGPPYHVHTFYMYVPPETYFATHPEWFSLIGGQRDTKQKQLCLTNPELRAFFVDKLKAYIEQSRAAAREKGEPAPTVFSISQNDWAGMCECENCQTIAKAEESEAGPLLDFVNYIADAIRNDFPEVYIDTLAYMMTQKPPKSIRPRDNVIVRLCDTSSNFTRPVTDPLNQEFHDHLLRWAAIAKNLRIWDYAVTYAPHYGLPLPTVHTYAPDYRFYAEHNVEGVFTEHEYPILADMRDFKIWMMMKTLEDPYQDYGALVRTFTDGFYGAAGEPIRQYLARLEQASDAKPSYLSMGASPRQYHYLDLPFVLEAQALFDKAEQTVADGEVLLRRVRFARLPLDRASIVLFPDLLAQWVRSGHTPETMPLDRDAVAARCRHTWAAQIAFRIPKGQQDAALAEIDAELNPLLARPAIVRISEKFRDLPPESVFDFTADTSRNWNDLAKRVPDSEAESGLANRLELSDEDMKKYALPMPWGLYDVINKRSGGGAVIKPEDVSGDGYQWYKMGTFPVGPSYYVYFFWSWVIQVDVDSAHNPQHPEQTFDVWARIKFEGPGFPYGKAGAQNAISIERVVLIKSP; translated from the coding sequence ATGGTACGTTTGGTCATCTTAGGAGTCTTTCTTGCCGGGGCGATGTCCTCCGGGGCAGTTACCATCGCTGATGGCGGCAACGCTGTGGCGGCGATTGTCATATGCGATGCGTCTGAAGCACCCGAACAGACAGCGGCCAAGGAACTCGCAACCTATCTCGGGGCAGTCACCGGCGCTGCCTTCAGCGTCGTTCCCGAGTCTCAGATGCCGGCACAGGGTCCGCGCCTCTTCGTCGGGCCTACCGCGTTCGCCGCAACGCACGGAATCGATGCTGCCGCGCTCGGACCCGAAGAATGGGTTATGCGAACAGTCGGTGACGACCTCATCCTCGCGGGTGGAAGGCCTCGCGGCACGCTGTATGCCGCCTATCGATTCCTCGAGGACGTTGTCGGTGTGCACTGGTGGAACGCATACGAGGAGACGGTCCCACAGATGGCAACATTGCGGATTGACGCCATTGACCGCACCGGGAAACCCGCGTTCCGCTGCCGCGATATCTACATGCTTTACGGTAACGATGGCGGGCGGTTCGCAGCACGGAACCGCCTGAACCGCGATGGCGATTCCCGAATCGCCAGAGAATACGGCGGTGCGATGGACTACGGCCCCCCCTACCACGTGCACACGTTTTACATGTATGTTCCCCCCGAGACATATTTCGCCACCCATCCGGAGTGGTTCTCGCTCATCGGAGGGCAACGCGACACGAAGCAGAAACAGCTTTGCCTGACGAACCCCGAGCTGCGGGCGTTTTTTGTCGACAAGCTCAAAGCGTACATCGAGCAATCGCGCGCCGCGGCCAGGGAAAAGGGCGAGCCCGCTCCGACCGTCTTCAGCATCTCGCAGAACGACTGGGCAGGGATGTGCGAGTGCGAGAACTGCCAGACCATTGCAAAAGCCGAAGAATCCGAAGCTGGGCCGCTGCTGGACTTCGTAAACTACATCGCGGACGCAATCCGCAATGACTTTCCCGAGGTCTACATCGATACCCTCGCTTACATGATGACGCAGAAACCGCCCAAATCCATACGCCCTCGCGACAACGTAATCGTCCGCCTCTGCGACACCTCGAGCAACTTCACCAGGCCGGTTACCGACCCGCTGAACCAGGAATTTCACGATCATCTGCTCCGCTGGGCCGCAATTGCCAAGAACCTCAGGATATGGGACTATGCGGTCACGTACGCGCCGCATTACGGCCTTCCGCTGCCTACCGTGCACACATACGCGCCCGATTACCGCTTCTATGCCGAACACAATGTAGAAGGCGTCTTCACGGAACACGAATACCCCATCCTCGCCGACATGCGCGACTTCAAGATATGGATGATGATGAAGACCCTCGAAGACCCCTATCAAGATTACGGCGCGCTCGTGCGGACGTTTACCGACGGCTTCTACGGCGCGGCCGGCGAGCCGATCCGGCAGTATTTGGCGCGTCTCGAGCAGGCGTCTGACGCGAAGCCCAGCTACTTGAGCATGGGCGCCTCTCCGCGGCAATACCATTACCTGGACCTGCCCTTTGTCCTCGAAGCGCAGGCGCTCTTCGACAAAGCGGAACAAACCGTTGCGGACGGCGAAGTCCTGCTGCGCCGCGTGCGGTTCGCGCGCCTTCCCCTCGATCGGGCGTCGATCGTTCTGTTTCCTGACCTCCTCGCACAATGGGTGCGGAGTGGACACACCCCCGAGACCATGCCCCTTGACCGCGACGCCGTTGCAGCGCGGTGCAGACACACCTGGGCCGCGCAGATCGCGTTTCGTATTCCGAAAGGACAGCAGGATGCCGCGCTTGCTGAGATCGACGCTGAGCTGAATCCATTGCTCGCCCGCCCCGCCATCGTGCGCATTTCTGAGAAGTTCCGAGACCTGCCCCCGGAGAGCGTATTCGATTTTACCGCCGATACGTCGCGCAACTGGAACGACTTGGCAAAGCGCGTTCCGGACTCGGAAGCGGAGTCAGGTCTTGCCAACAGGCTCGAGCTGTCCGATGAGGATATGAAGAAGTACGCGTTGCCCATGCCTTGGGGCCTGTACGACGTCATCAACAAGCGGAGCGGGGGAGGGGCAGTCATCAAACCCGAAGACGTATCCGGTGACGGCTATCAGTGGTACAAGATGGGGACGTTTCCCGTTGGGCCCTCGTACTACGTTTACTTCTTCTGGAGCTGGGTCATTCAGGTCGACGTCGATAGTGCGCACAATCCCCAGCATCCGGAACAGACCTTCGATGTGTGGGCCCGGATCAAGTTCGAGGGACCCGGATTCCCTTACGGCAAAGCCGGCGCCCAAAACGCAATCTCGATCGAGCGCGTTGTGCTCATAAAGTCCCCCTGA